A section of the Carya illinoinensis cultivar Pawnee chromosome 12, C.illinoinensisPawnee_v1, whole genome shotgun sequence genome encodes:
- the LOC122289754 gene encoding probable leucine-rich repeat receptor-like serine/threonine-protein kinase At3g14840 isoform X6 — translation MKFFTCLNDWRLEIPTVGVHVVVILKGQNLPGTLPPDLKLPCLQKLDLSRNYLSGSIPSTWGSMSQLTHISLLGNRLTGPIPGALANIKSLKSLTVEFNKLSGNLPPELGSMSSIERLLLSSNNFTGELPPSFANLISLQDFRISDNQFSGQIPNYIQKWKNLTKLFIQASGLKGPIPSLDHLGKLTELRISDLNGSEVTFPLKSINIAQWKILMLRNCNLTGPLPDPFLSPGATKELSTLDLSFNRLGGEIPLSFENLKKIQRIYLTGNSFTGPIPAWILDGGQYVINLFASFLTDNIETGNIVSCLRNSPRSCPKHGQYKLHINCGGGNLRVNKSNEFDADKEDGGYSKFFLAQGDQYWSSSSTGQFIDDDRTNQDVILQNLSRLSTNSPDAELYMTARFSPLSLTYYAFCLVNGNYTVKLHFAEIVFTDDETYSSLGRRIFDVYIQEKRVLKDFDIVKAAGGVRKPYIQSFNAVVVTNSTLQIRFYWAGKGTTDIPSKGDYGPLISAISVESDNEPSSISIGAVVGILVAGAFVIILFVVAILWWKGCLGQRSSATDHGSFKAINIVIINKFSFPTIIMRNANSSNFPDILAYLTWHAPSLDLRGLDLKTGTFTLRQIKTATNNFDEANKIGEGGFGSVYKGLLSDGTMMAVKQLSSKSKQGNREFLNEIGMISALQHPHLVKLYGCCVEGNQLLLVYEYMENNSLARALLGPEEYQIQLDWPTRHRICVGIARGLAYLHEESRLKIVHRDIKATNVLLDKNLNPKISDFGLAKLDEEDNTHISTRIAGTYGYMAPEYALRGYLTDKADVYSFGIVALEIVSGKSNTSHRPKGESLQLLDWALVLKEKGNLLDLLDPRLGSNYRKEEVMRVINVALLCTNVSAAVRPTMSSVVSMLEGGAVIPELGPNLSIIDDEMKVKALWEHFQDKKESSRGNSQTQSVLTDDPFTGSSTSAVDLYPINMDSSYWEKRV, via the exons ATGAAATTCTTTACCTGTTTGAATGATTGGCGGCTTGAGATTCCTACGGTGGGGGTGCATGTTGTCGT AATTCTCAAAGGACAGAATTTACCGGGCACTCTTCCTCCAGATTTGAAGTTACCTTGCCTGCAAAAACT TGACCTCAGTCGCAACTATCTTAGCGGTTCAATCCCTTCAACATGGGGCTCCATGTCGCAGCTGACCCACAT TTCCCTTTTAGGAAACAGATTAACGGGTCCTATTCCCGGAGCTCTTGCAAACATCAAATCTCTCAAAAGCTT GACGGTCGAGTTCAATAAACTTTCTGGAAATCTTCCTCCAGAGCTCGGGAGTATGTCCTCCATAGAAAGACT TTTACTTAGCTCGAACAATTTTACTGGGGAGCTACCTCCTTCATTTGCAAACTTGATCTCATTGCAAGATTT TCGGATCAGTGACAATCAATTTTCTGGACAGATTCCCAATTATATTCAAAAATGGAAAAACCTCACTAAACT ATTTATTCAAGCAAGTGGTTTGAAGGGGCCAATTCCTAGCCTTGATCATTTGGGAAAGTTAACTGAATT GAGAATCAGTGACTTGAATGGATCTGAAGTAACTTTTCCATTGAAAAGCATTAACATAGCACAATGGAAAATACT gatgTTGAGGAATTGCAATCTTACTGGACCGCTACCCGATCCATTCTTATCTCCCGGGGCTACGAAAGAATTGTCAACCTT AGATCTCAGCTTCAACAGACTAGGTGGAGAAATTCCACTCAGCtttgaaaatctgaaaaaaatacAACGCAT ATACTTAACCGGCAACTCATTCACTGGACCAATACCTGCTTGGATACTGGATGGAGGACAATATGT GATCAACTTATTCGCAAGCTTCTTGACGGACAATATTGAAAC TGGCAATATTGTTTCGTGTTTGAGGAACTCACCGCGTTCATGTCCCAAAC ATGGCCAGTACAAGCTTCATATAAATTGCGGCGGAGGAAACCTACGTGTTAATAAAAGTAATGAATTTGATGCCGATAAAGAGGATGGGGGATACTCAAAGTTCTTCCTCGCACAAGGTGATCAGTACTGGTCGTCTAGCAGCACTGGTCAATTCATAGACGATGACCGCACCAACCAAGACGTCATTTTGCAAAATTTATCCAGGCTCTCTACGAACTCGCCCGATGCCGAACTGTACATGACAGCGCgcttttctcctctctctcttacTTATTATGCCTTTTGTTTGGTAAATGGGAATTATACAGTAAAGCTCCATTTTGCGGAGATAGTATTCACTGATGATGAAACGTATAGCAGCTTGGGAAGACGTATATTTGATGTTTACATTCAG gaAAAGCGAGTGCTAAAGGATTTCGATATTGTGAAAGCAGCCGGGGGGGTTCGTAAGCCGTATATACAAAGTTTTAATGCTGTTGTTGTGACTAATAGTACCCTACAGATCCGTTTCTACTGGGCTGGGAAGGGGACAACTGATATCCCATCCAAAGGAGACTATGGTCCTCTTATTTCAGCCATTTCTGTGGAATCTG ACAATGAACCTTCAAGTATATCTATTGGAGCAGTGGTTGGAATTCTCGTTGCTGGAgcttttgttataattttatttgttgtggCTATCCTCTGGTGGAAAGGCTGTCTAGGACAGAGATCAAGTGCTACTGATCATGGTAGTTTCAAGGctattaatattgttattatcaATAAGTTTTCCTTCCCTACAATC ATCATGAGGAATGCGAATTCTTCAAATTTCCCAGACATACTTGCCTATCTAACTTGGCATGCACCTTCCTTAGATTTAAGAGGCTTAGACCTGAAAACTGGAACATTCACCTTGAGGCAAATCAAAACAGCTACAAACAACTTTGATGAGGCGAATAAAATTGGGGAAGGTGGTTTTGGTTCTGTTTATAAG GGCCTTCTGTCTGATGGCACCATGATGGCAGTCAAACAGCTTTCTTCCAAATCAAAGCAAGGAAATCGTGAGTTTTTGAATGAGATCGGCATGATTTCTGCTTTGCAGCACCCTCATCTTGTAAAGCTCTACGGATGCTGTGTTGAAGGAAATCAATTGTTGCTGGTATACGAGTACATGGAAAATAATAGCCTCGCTCGTGCTTTGCTTG GGCCCgaagaatatcaaatacaatTGGATTGGCCAACAAGACATAGGATTTGTGTTGGCATAGCAAGAGGTTTGGCCTATCTCCATGAAGAATCAAGGTTGAAGATTGTCCATAGAGACATCAAGGCTACTAATGTCTTGCTTGATAAAAATCTCAACCCTAAGATATCTGACTTTGGTTTGGCCAAGCTTGATGAAGAGGATAATACACACATCAGCACCCGAATTGCTGGAACTTA TGGTTATATGGCACCTGAGTATGCGTTGCGAGGTTATTTAACTGACAAAGCagatgtttatagttttggaatTGTGGCTTTGGAAATTGTCAGTGGGAAGAGCAACACGAGTCACAGGCCTAAGGGGGAATCTCTACAACTTCTTGATTGG GCACTTGttttaaaagagaaaggaaatctGTTGGATTTGCTTGATCCAAGATTAGGCTCAAACTACAGGAAGGAAGAGGTTATGCGTGTGATTAATGTGGCTCTCCTATGCACTAATGTTTCTGCAGCAGTTAGGCCTACCATGTCCTCAGTGGTGAGCATGCTTGAGGGCGGCGCTGTTATTCCTGAGTTGGGTCCAAATTTAAGTATCATAGATGATGAAATGAAAGTGAAGGCACTGTGGGAGCATTTTCAAGATAAGAAAGAATCAAGTAGGGGAAATAGCCAGACCCAAAGTGTATTAACGGATGACCCATTCACCGGTTCTTCTACATCCGCTGTTGATCTATATCCAATCAATATGGATTCTAGTTACTGGGAGAAAAGGGTTTAG
- the LOC122289754 gene encoding probable leucine-rich repeat receptor-like serine/threonine-protein kinase At3g14840 isoform X3, whose translation MKFFTCLNDWRLEIPTVGVHVVVILKGQNLPGTLPPDLKLPCLQKLDLSRNYLSGSIPSTWGSMSQLTHISLLGNRLTGPIPGALANIKSLKSLTVEFNKLSGNLPPELGSMSSIERLLLSSNNFTGELPPSFANLISLQDFRISDNQFSGQIPNYIQKWKNLTKLFIQASGLKGPIPSLDHLGKLTELRISDLNGSEVTFPLKSINIAQWKILMLRNCNLTGPLPDPFLSPGATKELSTLDLSFNRLGGEIPLSFENLKKIQRIYLTGNSFTGPIPAWILDGGQYVDLSYNKFTIHKGLDGCQKGKGINLFASFLTDNIETGNIVSCLRNSPRSCPKHGQYKLHINCGGGNLRVNKSNEFDADKEDGGYSKFFLAQGDQYWSSSSTGQFIDDDRTNQDVILQNLSRLSTNSPDAELYMTARFSPLSLTYYAFCLVNGNYTVKLHFAEIVFTDDETYSSLGRRIFDVYIQEKRVLKDFDIVKAAGGVRKPYIQSFNAVVVTNSTLQIRFYWAGKGTTDIPSKGDYGPLISAISVESDNEPSSISIGAVVGILVAGAFVIILFVVAILWWKGCLGQRSSATDHGSFKAINIVIINKFSFPTIIMRNANSSNFPDILAYLTWHAPSLDLRGLDLKTGTFTLRQIKTATNNFDEANKIGEGGFGSVYKGLLSDGTMMAVKQLSSKSKQGNREFLNEIGMISALQHPHLVKLYGCCVEGNQLLLVYEYMENNSLARALLGPEEYQIQLDWPTRHRICVGIARGLAYLHEESRLKIVHRDIKATNVLLDKNLNPKISDFGLAKLDEEDNTHISTRIAGTYGYMAPEYALRGYLTDKADVYSFGIVALEIVSGKSNTSHRPKGESLQLLDWALVLKEKGNLLDLLDPRLGSNYRKEEVMRVINVALLCTNVSAAVRPTMSSVVSMLEGGAVIPELGPNLSIIDDEMKVKALWEHFQDKKESSRGNSQTQSVLTDDPFTGSSTSAVDLYPINMDSSYWEKRV comes from the exons ATGAAATTCTTTACCTGTTTGAATGATTGGCGGCTTGAGATTCCTACGGTGGGGGTGCATGTTGTCGT AATTCTCAAAGGACAGAATTTACCGGGCACTCTTCCTCCAGATTTGAAGTTACCTTGCCTGCAAAAACT TGACCTCAGTCGCAACTATCTTAGCGGTTCAATCCCTTCAACATGGGGCTCCATGTCGCAGCTGACCCACAT TTCCCTTTTAGGAAACAGATTAACGGGTCCTATTCCCGGAGCTCTTGCAAACATCAAATCTCTCAAAAGCTT GACGGTCGAGTTCAATAAACTTTCTGGAAATCTTCCTCCAGAGCTCGGGAGTATGTCCTCCATAGAAAGACT TTTACTTAGCTCGAACAATTTTACTGGGGAGCTACCTCCTTCATTTGCAAACTTGATCTCATTGCAAGATTT TCGGATCAGTGACAATCAATTTTCTGGACAGATTCCCAATTATATTCAAAAATGGAAAAACCTCACTAAACT ATTTATTCAAGCAAGTGGTTTGAAGGGGCCAATTCCTAGCCTTGATCATTTGGGAAAGTTAACTGAATT GAGAATCAGTGACTTGAATGGATCTGAAGTAACTTTTCCATTGAAAAGCATTAACATAGCACAATGGAAAATACT gatgTTGAGGAATTGCAATCTTACTGGACCGCTACCCGATCCATTCTTATCTCCCGGGGCTACGAAAGAATTGTCAACCTT AGATCTCAGCTTCAACAGACTAGGTGGAGAAATTCCACTCAGCtttgaaaatctgaaaaaaatacAACGCAT ATACTTAACCGGCAACTCATTCACTGGACCAATACCTGCTTGGATACTGGATGGAGGACAATATGT CGATCTTTCATATAACAAGTTTACAATTCATAAAGGATTGGATGGTTGCCAAAAAGGGAAAGG GATCAACTTATTCGCAAGCTTCTTGACGGACAATATTGAAAC TGGCAATATTGTTTCGTGTTTGAGGAACTCACCGCGTTCATGTCCCAAAC ATGGCCAGTACAAGCTTCATATAAATTGCGGCGGAGGAAACCTACGTGTTAATAAAAGTAATGAATTTGATGCCGATAAAGAGGATGGGGGATACTCAAAGTTCTTCCTCGCACAAGGTGATCAGTACTGGTCGTCTAGCAGCACTGGTCAATTCATAGACGATGACCGCACCAACCAAGACGTCATTTTGCAAAATTTATCCAGGCTCTCTACGAACTCGCCCGATGCCGAACTGTACATGACAGCGCgcttttctcctctctctcttacTTATTATGCCTTTTGTTTGGTAAATGGGAATTATACAGTAAAGCTCCATTTTGCGGAGATAGTATTCACTGATGATGAAACGTATAGCAGCTTGGGAAGACGTATATTTGATGTTTACATTCAG gaAAAGCGAGTGCTAAAGGATTTCGATATTGTGAAAGCAGCCGGGGGGGTTCGTAAGCCGTATATACAAAGTTTTAATGCTGTTGTTGTGACTAATAGTACCCTACAGATCCGTTTCTACTGGGCTGGGAAGGGGACAACTGATATCCCATCCAAAGGAGACTATGGTCCTCTTATTTCAGCCATTTCTGTGGAATCTG ACAATGAACCTTCAAGTATATCTATTGGAGCAGTGGTTGGAATTCTCGTTGCTGGAgcttttgttataattttatttgttgtggCTATCCTCTGGTGGAAAGGCTGTCTAGGACAGAGATCAAGTGCTACTGATCATGGTAGTTTCAAGGctattaatattgttattatcaATAAGTTTTCCTTCCCTACAATC ATCATGAGGAATGCGAATTCTTCAAATTTCCCAGACATACTTGCCTATCTAACTTGGCATGCACCTTCCTTAGATTTAAGAGGCTTAGACCTGAAAACTGGAACATTCACCTTGAGGCAAATCAAAACAGCTACAAACAACTTTGATGAGGCGAATAAAATTGGGGAAGGTGGTTTTGGTTCTGTTTATAAG GGCCTTCTGTCTGATGGCACCATGATGGCAGTCAAACAGCTTTCTTCCAAATCAAAGCAAGGAAATCGTGAGTTTTTGAATGAGATCGGCATGATTTCTGCTTTGCAGCACCCTCATCTTGTAAAGCTCTACGGATGCTGTGTTGAAGGAAATCAATTGTTGCTGGTATACGAGTACATGGAAAATAATAGCCTCGCTCGTGCTTTGCTTG GGCCCgaagaatatcaaatacaatTGGATTGGCCAACAAGACATAGGATTTGTGTTGGCATAGCAAGAGGTTTGGCCTATCTCCATGAAGAATCAAGGTTGAAGATTGTCCATAGAGACATCAAGGCTACTAATGTCTTGCTTGATAAAAATCTCAACCCTAAGATATCTGACTTTGGTTTGGCCAAGCTTGATGAAGAGGATAATACACACATCAGCACCCGAATTGCTGGAACTTA TGGTTATATGGCACCTGAGTATGCGTTGCGAGGTTATTTAACTGACAAAGCagatgtttatagttttggaatTGTGGCTTTGGAAATTGTCAGTGGGAAGAGCAACACGAGTCACAGGCCTAAGGGGGAATCTCTACAACTTCTTGATTGG GCACTTGttttaaaagagaaaggaaatctGTTGGATTTGCTTGATCCAAGATTAGGCTCAAACTACAGGAAGGAAGAGGTTATGCGTGTGATTAATGTGGCTCTCCTATGCACTAATGTTTCTGCAGCAGTTAGGCCTACCATGTCCTCAGTGGTGAGCATGCTTGAGGGCGGCGCTGTTATTCCTGAGTTGGGTCCAAATTTAAGTATCATAGATGATGAAATGAAAGTGAAGGCACTGTGGGAGCATTTTCAAGATAAGAAAGAATCAAGTAGGGGAAATAGCCAGACCCAAAGTGTATTAACGGATGACCCATTCACCGGTTCTTCTACATCCGCTGTTGATCTATATCCAATCAATATGGATTCTAGTTACTGGGAGAAAAGGGTTTAG
- the LOC122289754 gene encoding probable leucine-rich repeat receptor-like serine/threonine-protein kinase At3g14840 isoform X2 produces MKFFTCLNDWRLEIPTVGVHVVVILKGQNLPGTLPPDLKLPCLQKLDLSRNYLSGSIPSTWGSMSQLTHISLLGNRLTGPIPGALANIKSLKSLTVEFNKLSGNLPPELGSMSSIERLLLSSNNFTGELPPSFANLISLQDFRISDNQFSGQIPNYIQKWKNLTKLFIQASGLKGPIPSLDHLGKLTELRISDLNGSEVTFPLKSINIAQWKILMLRNCNLTGPLPDPFLSPGATKELSTLDLSFNRLGGEIPLSFENLKKIQRMFVTSGASLPVERWQNCVCNDADWLMLILYRYLTGNSFTGPIPAWILDGGQYVINLFASFLTDNIETGNIVSCLRNSPRSCPKHGQYKLHINCGGGNLRVNKSNEFDADKEDGGYSKFFLAQGDQYWSSSSTGQFIDDDRTNQDVILQNLSRLSTNSPDAELYMTARFSPLSLTYYAFCLVNGNYTVKLHFAEIVFTDDETYSSLGRRIFDVYIQEKRVLKDFDIVKAAGGVRKPYIQSFNAVVVTNSTLQIRFYWAGKGTTDIPSKGDYGPLISAISVESDNEPSSISIGAVVGILVAGAFVIILFVVAILWWKGCLGQRSSATDHGSFKAINIVIINKFSFPTIIMRNANSSNFPDILAYLTWHAPSLDLRGLDLKTGTFTLRQIKTATNNFDEANKIGEGGFGSVYKGLLSDGTMMAVKQLSSKSKQGNREFLNEIGMISALQHPHLVKLYGCCVEGNQLLLVYEYMENNSLARALLGPEEYQIQLDWPTRHRICVGIARGLAYLHEESRLKIVHRDIKATNVLLDKNLNPKISDFGLAKLDEEDNTHISTRIAGTYGYMAPEYALRGYLTDKADVYSFGIVALEIVSGKSNTSHRPKGESLQLLDWALVLKEKGNLLDLLDPRLGSNYRKEEVMRVINVALLCTNVSAAVRPTMSSVVSMLEGGAVIPELGPNLSIIDDEMKVKALWEHFQDKKESSRGNSQTQSVLTDDPFTGSSTSAVDLYPINMDSSYWEKRV; encoded by the exons ATGAAATTCTTTACCTGTTTGAATGATTGGCGGCTTGAGATTCCTACGGTGGGGGTGCATGTTGTCGT AATTCTCAAAGGACAGAATTTACCGGGCACTCTTCCTCCAGATTTGAAGTTACCTTGCCTGCAAAAACT TGACCTCAGTCGCAACTATCTTAGCGGTTCAATCCCTTCAACATGGGGCTCCATGTCGCAGCTGACCCACAT TTCCCTTTTAGGAAACAGATTAACGGGTCCTATTCCCGGAGCTCTTGCAAACATCAAATCTCTCAAAAGCTT GACGGTCGAGTTCAATAAACTTTCTGGAAATCTTCCTCCAGAGCTCGGGAGTATGTCCTCCATAGAAAGACT TTTACTTAGCTCGAACAATTTTACTGGGGAGCTACCTCCTTCATTTGCAAACTTGATCTCATTGCAAGATTT TCGGATCAGTGACAATCAATTTTCTGGACAGATTCCCAATTATATTCAAAAATGGAAAAACCTCACTAAACT ATTTATTCAAGCAAGTGGTTTGAAGGGGCCAATTCCTAGCCTTGATCATTTGGGAAAGTTAACTGAATT GAGAATCAGTGACTTGAATGGATCTGAAGTAACTTTTCCATTGAAAAGCATTAACATAGCACAATGGAAAATACT gatgTTGAGGAATTGCAATCTTACTGGACCGCTACCCGATCCATTCTTATCTCCCGGGGCTACGAAAGAATTGTCAACCTT AGATCTCAGCTTCAACAGACTAGGTGGAGAAATTCCACTCAGCtttgaaaatctgaaaaaaatacAACGCAT GTTTGTCACATCAGGAGCAAGTTTACCTGTTGAACGCTGGCAAAACTGCGTATGTAATGATGCTGACTGGTTAATGCTGATTCTGTACAGATACTTAACCGGCAACTCATTCACTGGACCAATACCTGCTTGGATACTGGATGGAGGACAATATGT GATCAACTTATTCGCAAGCTTCTTGACGGACAATATTGAAAC TGGCAATATTGTTTCGTGTTTGAGGAACTCACCGCGTTCATGTCCCAAAC ATGGCCAGTACAAGCTTCATATAAATTGCGGCGGAGGAAACCTACGTGTTAATAAAAGTAATGAATTTGATGCCGATAAAGAGGATGGGGGATACTCAAAGTTCTTCCTCGCACAAGGTGATCAGTACTGGTCGTCTAGCAGCACTGGTCAATTCATAGACGATGACCGCACCAACCAAGACGTCATTTTGCAAAATTTATCCAGGCTCTCTACGAACTCGCCCGATGCCGAACTGTACATGACAGCGCgcttttctcctctctctcttacTTATTATGCCTTTTGTTTGGTAAATGGGAATTATACAGTAAAGCTCCATTTTGCGGAGATAGTATTCACTGATGATGAAACGTATAGCAGCTTGGGAAGACGTATATTTGATGTTTACATTCAG gaAAAGCGAGTGCTAAAGGATTTCGATATTGTGAAAGCAGCCGGGGGGGTTCGTAAGCCGTATATACAAAGTTTTAATGCTGTTGTTGTGACTAATAGTACCCTACAGATCCGTTTCTACTGGGCTGGGAAGGGGACAACTGATATCCCATCCAAAGGAGACTATGGTCCTCTTATTTCAGCCATTTCTGTGGAATCTG ACAATGAACCTTCAAGTATATCTATTGGAGCAGTGGTTGGAATTCTCGTTGCTGGAgcttttgttataattttatttgttgtggCTATCCTCTGGTGGAAAGGCTGTCTAGGACAGAGATCAAGTGCTACTGATCATGGTAGTTTCAAGGctattaatattgttattatcaATAAGTTTTCCTTCCCTACAATC ATCATGAGGAATGCGAATTCTTCAAATTTCCCAGACATACTTGCCTATCTAACTTGGCATGCACCTTCCTTAGATTTAAGAGGCTTAGACCTGAAAACTGGAACATTCACCTTGAGGCAAATCAAAACAGCTACAAACAACTTTGATGAGGCGAATAAAATTGGGGAAGGTGGTTTTGGTTCTGTTTATAAG GGCCTTCTGTCTGATGGCACCATGATGGCAGTCAAACAGCTTTCTTCCAAATCAAAGCAAGGAAATCGTGAGTTTTTGAATGAGATCGGCATGATTTCTGCTTTGCAGCACCCTCATCTTGTAAAGCTCTACGGATGCTGTGTTGAAGGAAATCAATTGTTGCTGGTATACGAGTACATGGAAAATAATAGCCTCGCTCGTGCTTTGCTTG GGCCCgaagaatatcaaatacaatTGGATTGGCCAACAAGACATAGGATTTGTGTTGGCATAGCAAGAGGTTTGGCCTATCTCCATGAAGAATCAAGGTTGAAGATTGTCCATAGAGACATCAAGGCTACTAATGTCTTGCTTGATAAAAATCTCAACCCTAAGATATCTGACTTTGGTTTGGCCAAGCTTGATGAAGAGGATAATACACACATCAGCACCCGAATTGCTGGAACTTA TGGTTATATGGCACCTGAGTATGCGTTGCGAGGTTATTTAACTGACAAAGCagatgtttatagttttggaatTGTGGCTTTGGAAATTGTCAGTGGGAAGAGCAACACGAGTCACAGGCCTAAGGGGGAATCTCTACAACTTCTTGATTGG GCACTTGttttaaaagagaaaggaaatctGTTGGATTTGCTTGATCCAAGATTAGGCTCAAACTACAGGAAGGAAGAGGTTATGCGTGTGATTAATGTGGCTCTCCTATGCACTAATGTTTCTGCAGCAGTTAGGCCTACCATGTCCTCAGTGGTGAGCATGCTTGAGGGCGGCGCTGTTATTCCTGAGTTGGGTCCAAATTTAAGTATCATAGATGATGAAATGAAAGTGAAGGCACTGTGGGAGCATTTTCAAGATAAGAAAGAATCAAGTAGGGGAAATAGCCAGACCCAAAGTGTATTAACGGATGACCCATTCACCGGTTCTTCTACATCCGCTGTTGATCTATATCCAATCAATATGGATTCTAGTTACTGGGAGAAAAGGGTTTAG